A genomic segment from Thiomicrorhabdus aquaedulcis encodes:
- a CDS encoding UvrD-helicase domain-containing protein — protein MSNEFINNESTLNQVHINPQAAYVQLSHALGLQEDANLPDAAVRFAAINPFDSFIVQAPAGSGKTALLTQRYLALLGQVNQPEQIVAMTFTKKAAAEMRERIMAALRLGLNAAKPNATLFEQNTHALAVCALKRDAQLGWNILQAPHRLRIKTIDGMNGYLVGQMPLLSKMGAQPQVAQNSDLAYLEAVQLTLKSTYCEDAVGQLLRLVNGRFNRAENLLVSMLKKRDQWMGHLVRLRSTDQDEARLHLESALHSIVQSELNEHVAHLSGVQTYLQEACELADYAVQNQQPQLSPLCGAWPLHADLEHLMPWRALAQWLLTSDEKGLRKTVTVKNGFPAGKGLAKEQKDRFLNALAGLNADPHRAQLVESLAVLKNLPQPQYSEEQWDNLQWLVHLLTVAAGYLKVVFQSRGQADFIEIAQAASQALGSALEPTELAEQLDYQIKHILVDEFQDTSAEQNSLMCKLVAGWQPGDGRTLFIVGDPMQSIYRFREAEVGNFLQAWKGRLGEVCLTPVHLTVNFRSTHGVVDWVNRTFVKVFPKRDNIEKGAVSYSPAVAASTDATPAVHEHWALNQAPESEAQAMFALVQQRLAELAAQAKVNPTQKLANIAILGRSRASLMGIARRFKDANIAFKAVELESLAERQEVQDVLALSRALLHLADRPAWIALLRSPLVGLSLADLYALMGDEPAKLHQTVWRLLTANTTPLSDEGQTRLNGVVPILHGALQRLGSVAFSTLVRETWLQLDGAQTVENAVALDNVQVFFDTLAGLDGEALEFSQLDSLLADLYAKADARPEAQQIELMTMHKSKGLEFDTVILPGLGRKPRSNDHQLVSWFAFLDNSALDETPVEQLVIAPIDQKARTRRL, from the coding sequence ATGAGTAACGAATTTATAAATAACGAATCGACGCTAAACCAAGTGCACATTAATCCCCAAGCGGCTTACGTCCAATTGAGTCATGCACTGGGGTTGCAAGAAGACGCCAATTTGCCCGATGCCGCCGTGCGGTTTGCGGCGATTAATCCGTTTGACTCGTTTATTGTGCAAGCCCCGGCGGGTTCGGGTAAAACGGCCCTTTTAACCCAACGTTATTTGGCGCTATTAGGCCAGGTGAATCAGCCTGAGCAAATTGTGGCCATGACCTTTACCAAAAAGGCCGCCGCCGAAATGCGCGAACGCATTATGGCTGCATTGCGCCTGGGGCTAAACGCTGCCAAACCCAATGCAACCTTATTTGAGCAAAACACCCATGCGCTGGCGGTGTGCGCGCTTAAACGCGATGCCCAATTGGGTTGGAATATTTTGCAAGCTCCACATCGTTTACGCATTAAAACCATCGACGGCATGAACGGCTATTTGGTAGGGCAAATGCCGTTACTCTCCAAAATGGGCGCACAACCGCAGGTGGCACAAAACAGCGATTTGGCGTATTTAGAAGCGGTGCAGCTCACCTTAAAAAGCACCTATTGCGAAGACGCGGTGGGTCAATTACTGCGTTTGGTCAATGGACGTTTTAACCGTGCCGAAAATTTATTGGTGAGCATGCTTAAAAAACGTGATCAATGGATGGGGCATTTGGTGCGCCTGCGCAGCACCGACCAAGATGAGGCGCGTCTCCATTTAGAGAGCGCGTTGCACAGTATTGTGCAAAGCGAACTGAATGAGCACGTTGCGCATTTAAGCGGTGTACAAACGTATTTGCAAGAAGCCTGCGAACTGGCCGATTACGCCGTGCAAAACCAACAACCGCAGTTATCGCCATTATGCGGCGCGTGGCCACTGCACGCCGATTTAGAACATTTAATGCCCTGGCGCGCCTTGGCGCAATGGCTGTTAACCAGCGATGAAAAAGGGTTGCGTAAAACCGTTACGGTTAAAAATGGTTTTCCGGCCGGCAAAGGCTTGGCTAAAGAGCAAAAAGATCGATTTTTAAATGCGTTGGCTGGTTTAAACGCCGACCCGCATCGCGCCCAGTTGGTCGAAAGTTTAGCGGTGTTAAAGAACCTGCCGCAACCGCAGTACAGTGAAGAGCAGTGGGACAATTTGCAATGGTTGGTGCATCTGCTGACGGTGGCGGCGGGGTATTTAAAAGTGGTGTTTCAAAGTCGCGGGCAGGCCGATTTTATCGAAATTGCCCAAGCCGCCAGTCAGGCACTGGGCAGCGCATTAGAGCCGACCGAGCTGGCCGAGCAATTGGATTATCAAATCAAACATATTTTGGTGGACGAGTTTCAGGACACCAGCGCCGAGCAAAACAGTTTAATGTGCAAATTGGTGGCCGGTTGGCAACCCGGTGATGGGCGCACATTGTTTATTGTGGGCGACCCCATGCAGTCTATTTACCGTTTTAGAGAAGCCGAAGTGGGCAATTTTTTGCAGGCTTGGAAAGGTCGTTTGGGCGAGGTGTGTTTAACCCCGGTTCATTTAACGGTCAACTTTCGCTCAACGCACGGCGTGGTCGATTGGGTAAATCGAACCTTTGTAAAAGTGTTTCCAAAGCGCGATAACATTGAAAAAGGGGCGGTCAGTTACAGTCCAGCGGTTGCCGCGTCTACTGATGCCACGCCCGCTGTGCACGAGCATTGGGCGTTAAATCAAGCGCCCGAAAGCGAAGCCCAAGCGATGTTTGCGTTGGTGCAACAGCGTTTAGCGGAGCTGGCGGCGCAGGCTAAGGTTAATCCGACCCAAAAGTTGGCTAATATTGCCATTTTGGGGCGTTCACGCGCCAGTTTAATGGGCATTGCGCGCAGGTTTAAAGACGCCAATATTGCCTTTAAAGCGGTGGAACTTGAAAGCTTGGCCGAGCGTCAAGAGGTGCAAGATGTGTTGGCGTTAAGCCGCGCATTATTGCATTTGGCCGATCGTCCGGCGTGGATTGCTTTACTGCGCTCGCCGTTGGTGGGGTTGTCGTTGGCCGACTTGTATGCGCTGATGGGCGACGAACCCGCTAAGTTGCATCAAACGGTGTGGCGTTTATTGACCGCAAACACCACGCCATTGTCTGACGAAGGGCAAACGCGCTTAAACGGGGTTGTGCCGATTTTGCACGGCGCGTTACAGCGCTTGGGCAGTGTGGCATTTTCGACCTTGGTGCGCGAAACTTGGTTGCAATTAGACGGCGCGCAAACGGTGGAAAACGCCGTGGCGTTAGATAATGTGCAGGTGTTTTTTGACACCTTGGCCGGGTTGGACGGCGAGGCGTTGGAGTTTAGCCAACTGGACAGTCTGTTGGCCGATTTGTACGCCAAAGCCGACGCGCGGCCAGAGGCTCAGCAAATTGAGCTGATGACCATGCACAAATCCAAAGGCTTGGAATTTGATACGGTTATCCTACCAGGCCTGGGCAGAAAGCCGCGCAGTAACGATCATCAACTGGTCAGTTGGTTTGCATTTTTGGACAATAGCGCCTTGGACGAAACACCGGTTGAGCAGTTGGTGATTGCGCCGATTGATCAAAAGGCCAGGACGCGTCGCCTTTAA
- a CDS encoding PD-(D/E)XK nuclease family protein, with the protein MLKRFEQQKQDYELARLFYVACTRAKCQLHLFGSVRFQLSDKDSDTLDSGFTDTLKPPSSSLLAPLWPCVAAQFVALAKAFEPAPSQVDALKPIIKVSRLPLERVGFKPSALMLKDVAVNKLADQVKNPVNETLPGLVESALLNTEVGKLVHKVLEHVVVQGLEHWPLANVAAQLLQRQPIYAHWLTQQGVIDDLPVALARVQQSLQNALSHAQVRWALSNHWDESATELALVSTQLSDATVDESIEHLQQTNQLNLHVVDRTFVDDANTRWIIDYKTSAFVGEWRALDVTERQAFINAKITHYQPQLARYGALFAQLENRPQKWVLYFSDLNEWVELAVEG; encoded by the coding sequence TTGTTAAAACGCTTTGAGCAGCAAAAGCAAGACTATGAGTTGGCGCGTCTGTTTTATGTGGCGTGTACCCGGGCCAAATGCCAATTGCACCTGTTTGGCAGCGTGCGTTTTCAACTGTCGGACAAGGACAGCGATACCTTGGACAGCGGTTTTACCGACACGCTAAAACCACCCAGCAGCAGTTTGCTGGCACCTCTCTGGCCGTGCGTGGCGGCGCAATTTGTGGCCTTGGCCAAAGCGTTTGAGCCCGCGCCAAGCCAAGTCGATGCGCTTAAACCCATCATAAAAGTCAGTCGGTTGCCGCTTGAACGAGTTGGATTTAAACCCTCAGCACTCATGTTAAAAGACGTTGCGGTAAATAAGCTGGCTGATCAGGTTAAAAACCCGGTAAATGAAACCTTACCAGGCCTGGTCGAATCGGCATTGCTTAATACCGAAGTGGGTAAACTGGTGCATAAAGTGTTAGAGCATGTGGTGGTACAAGGGCTTGAACACTGGCCATTAGCGAATGTTGCGGCGCAACTGCTGCAACGTCAACCCATTTACGCCCACTGGTTAACGCAGCAAGGGGTTATCGACGATTTACCCGTTGCGCTCGCGCGGGTGCAGCAGTCGTTACAAAATGCGTTAAGCCATGCGCAAGTGCGTTGGGCGTTGAGCAACCATTGGGACGAATCGGCGACCGAGCTGGCGTTGGTGAGCACGCAATTAAGTGACGCAACCGTTGACGAATCCATCGAACATCTTCAACAAACCAACCAACTTAATCTGCATGTGGTAGACCGAACGTTTGTGGATGACGCCAATACGCGTTGGATTATTGATTACAAAACCAGTGCGTTTGTCGGTGAATGGCGTGCGCTTGATGTAACCGAACGCCAAGCCTTTATAAACGCCAAAATAACCCACTACCAGCCACAATTAGCGCGCTACGGCGCGTTATTTGCCCAACTTGAAAACCGACCCCAAAAATGGGTGCTGTATTTTAGCGACCTTAATGAATGGGTTGAGTTGGCGGTGGAGGGGTGA
- a CDS encoding DUF4160 domain-containing protein, translating to MPTISMFYGIVIYLYFFDNERHNLPHIHAKFQDYDASFSIEDGDLLSGNIPLNKQRLVQAWIEIHRESLMADWELAVNGLPPFKIEPLK from the coding sequence GTGCCAACCATTTCGATGTTTTATGGGATTGTGATTTATTTATACTTTTTTGATAATGAACGACACAACTTGCCACATATTCACGCTAAATTTCAGGATTATGACGCTTCTTTTTCCATTGAAGATGGTGATTTGTTGTCAGGAAATATTCCATTAAACAAACAGCGTTTAGTTCAGGCATGGATTGAGATTCACCGCGAGTCATTGATGGCAGATTGGGAGTTGGCTGTGAATGGCCTGCCGCCATTTAAAATTGAACCTTTAAAATAA
- a CDS encoding DUF2442 domain-containing protein: MHLVSSVKPLDNYQLAVTFKTGEERLFDVSPFLEKGVFVQLKNPDFFRRAFIAWDTVCWPNELDISPDTIYLCSKPLQAAQ, encoded by the coding sequence ATGCATTTAGTCAGTTCAGTAAAACCACTTGATAATTATCAGTTGGCGGTTACATTTAAAACGGGTGAAGAGAGGTTGTTTGATGTTTCGCCTTTTTTAGAAAAAGGGGTGTTTGTGCAATTAAAAAATCCCGACTTTTTTAGGCGAGCATTCATCGCATGGGACACCGTTTGCTGGCCTAATGAGTTGGATATTTCACCCGATACGATTTATTTGTGCTCTAAACCATTACAGGCGGCGCAGTAA
- a CDS encoding putative bifunctional diguanylate cyclase/phosphodiesterase produces the protein MRAYPRIQRAAFIDLDNFKTLNDSKGHRMGDLLLIEVAHRLKNAVREIDTVARIGGDEFVVLIEGIGFDCVSASELSADIAQKILAAFEADFILENITHHSSPSIGIDQFGPKAESAESIIMHADMAMYEAKKQGRNTVRFFNNDMQIKIEHHAAMLSDLRQAVVRGEFELHYQPQINQHLRITGCEALIRWNHPQKGMISPAEFIPLAEESTLILALGEFVIYQACQQLRQWQTHDQLRHVQIAVNVSPKQFAHEQFVPNLLKTIQDTGINPTCLKLELTESLAIQNIEQTIQTMQQLRSIGIQFSMDDFGTGYSSLSVIKQLPLAQVKIDQSFVKGLERERNQENVTIVQTILAMAKALKLEVVAEGVENPAATSNTIRTRLHAVPRLFV, from the coding sequence ATGCGTGCGTACCCAAGAATACAGCGTGCTGCTTTTATAGATTTAGACAACTTTAAAACCCTTAACGATTCTAAAGGTCATCGAATGGGCGACTTGTTGTTAATAGAAGTAGCGCACCGCTTAAAAAATGCAGTGCGTGAAATAGACACCGTGGCGCGCATTGGCGGTGACGAATTTGTAGTGCTTATTGAAGGCATTGGCTTCGACTGCGTAAGTGCGTCTGAATTATCCGCCGATATTGCTCAAAAAATTCTAGCGGCCTTTGAAGCCGACTTTATCTTAGAAAATATCACCCATCATTCAAGCCCCAGCATCGGCATAGACCAATTTGGCCCCAAAGCTGAGAGTGCCGAATCAATTATTATGCATGCCGATATGGCCATGTACGAGGCCAAAAAACAAGGTCGCAATACCGTAAGATTTTTTAATAACGACATGCAAATTAAAATAGAACACCACGCGGCCATGCTTAGCGATTTGCGTCAAGCCGTAGTGCGTGGCGAGTTTGAACTGCACTACCAGCCGCAAATAAATCAGCACTTACGCATTACAGGTTGCGAAGCCCTTATTCGTTGGAACCATCCACAAAAAGGCATGATATCGCCTGCCGAATTCATTCCCTTAGCCGAAGAATCTACTTTAATTTTAGCCTTGGGCGAGTTTGTTATATACCAAGCCTGTCAGCAACTACGACAATGGCAAACCCACGACCAATTACGCCATGTGCAAATTGCGGTAAACGTGAGTCCTAAACAATTTGCGCACGAACAATTTGTACCCAATCTGCTCAAAACTATACAAGACACCGGCATTAACCCAACGTGTTTAAAACTTGAGCTCACCGAAAGCTTAGCCATTCAAAACATAGAACAGACCATTCAAACCATGCAACAACTTCGTTCAATAGGCATTCAATTTTCGATGGACGACTTTGGCACAGGTTACTCATCACTGTCGGTTATTAAACAACTGCCGCTGGCGCAAGTCAAAATAGACCAATCGTTTGTTAAAGGCTTAGAGCGCGAACGCAATCAAGAAAACGTTACCATTGTACAAACCATTTTGGCCATGGCAAAAGCCTTAAAACTCGAAGTGGTCGCCGAAGGCGTTGAAAACCCAGCAGCAACGTCAAATACTATTAGAACAAGGCTGCACGCTGTACCAAGGCTATTTGTTTAG
- a CDS encoding PAS domain S-box protein has protein sequence MDSIYYFLCVQAQQTQQRFIEKNIQTQHIAWQAVQKIHLKGIEAYFETVVNNPKVINNLRLALNPNQADIARAQLYNALLPLQDKLAAQNMNVFHFHTPTNQSFLRFHQPDKFGDDLSNVRISVTRANATLQAVHGFEAGRIESGFRHVFPIILHGEHLGSVELSQSFEPLRIEMGLLDPHSDFSLIQNKHDLELKSFSEFSALYQPSLFSSDWLEQTHQTPRPAKALGSVWQSDASLSKKLNQHVSFGHLLTLDGLTHLATFSAVKNLDNQVNAYLVSIKPAPEMDQNVQYFWFYALISTVTLLILGAAIHQNRRSNRAKMQTTHYLESLYNTMTEGLYATDLQGHITEVNEAALKILGYSKANLIGQNAHSLFHNPKESKHQTCPIETTITFEGELTFIHANGKSFAVHISSQPLHMHQKLAGTVVVFHDISHTKKAQDALRVAATAFESQDGIMITNAAGIILRVNQSFCRLTGYAANEVIGLTPAILNSGKQTQEFYRTLWEVLTTQHFWQGKIWNRRKDGTLYLEWLTITAVLDPELKITQYVANFSDITESHKNQAKIEKLAFYDPLTQLPNRRLLWDRLDLAIQKCVRTQEYSVLLL, from the coding sequence GTGGATAGCATTTATTATTTTTTATGCGTACAAGCCCAGCAAACCCAACAACGCTTTATTGAAAAAAACATTCAAACCCAACACATTGCTTGGCAGGCAGTACAAAAAATTCATTTAAAAGGCATAGAAGCCTACTTTGAAACCGTAGTCAATAATCCAAAAGTTATCAACAATCTTCGCCTTGCTCTAAACCCTAATCAAGCCGACATTGCCCGCGCGCAACTTTATAACGCACTTTTGCCGCTGCAAGACAAATTAGCCGCGCAAAATATGAATGTCTTTCACTTTCATACGCCAACTAACCAAAGCTTTTTACGCTTTCACCAACCCGATAAGTTTGGTGACGACTTAAGCAACGTGCGCATTTCGGTCACACGAGCTAATGCAACCTTACAGGCCGTGCATGGCTTTGAAGCTGGCCGAATAGAGTCGGGCTTTAGACATGTATTTCCAATAATTTTACACGGTGAGCACTTGGGCAGCGTTGAGCTTAGTCAATCGTTTGAACCCTTGCGCATAGAAATGGGATTACTCGACCCGCACAGTGATTTTAGCTTAATTCAAAATAAGCACGATTTAGAGCTTAAAAGTTTTAGTGAGTTTTCGGCACTCTATCAGCCCAGCTTATTCTCAAGCGATTGGCTAGAGCAAACCCATCAAACCCCTAGACCAGCTAAAGCACTGGGATCAGTTTGGCAAAGCGATGCCTCTTTGTCTAAAAAACTGAATCAGCATGTAAGTTTTGGCCATCTTCTGACCCTAGATGGGTTAACGCACTTGGCAACCTTTAGTGCTGTCAAAAACTTAGACAACCAAGTAAACGCCTATTTAGTGTCGATTAAACCCGCGCCCGAAATGGACCAGAATGTGCAATACTTTTGGTTTTACGCACTCATCAGCACGGTTACATTGCTAATATTAGGGGCGGCTATTCATCAAAATCGTCGTTCAAATCGCGCTAAAATGCAAACCACCCATTATTTAGAAAGCCTATACAACACTATGACCGAAGGGCTTTACGCCACAGATTTACAAGGCCATATAACCGAGGTAAACGAAGCCGCTTTAAAAATATTAGGCTACTCAAAAGCCAATTTAATTGGCCAAAATGCGCACAGCTTGTTTCACAATCCCAAAGAAAGCAAACATCAGACTTGCCCTATTGAAACAACAATCACCTTTGAAGGCGAACTTACTTTTATACATGCCAATGGCAAATCGTTTGCAGTCCATATATCGTCGCAACCATTGCACATGCATCAAAAATTGGCGGGCACTGTGGTGGTTTTTCACGACATTTCGCACACCAAAAAAGCCCAAGACGCCTTGCGCGTGGCCGCTACAGCGTTTGAAAGCCAAGACGGTATAATGATTACCAATGCGGCAGGCATTATTTTGCGCGTTAACCAATCTTTTTGTCGCTTAACCGGCTATGCCGCCAACGAAGTGATTGGGTTGACTCCGGCCATCTTAAACTCAGGCAAGCAAACCCAAGAATTTTACAGAACTCTTTGGGAGGTTCTAACAACCCAACATTTTTGGCAGGGTAAGATTTGGAATCGCCGCAAAGACGGTACATTGTATTTGGAATGGTTAACCATCACCGCCGTGCTCGACCCCGAGTTGAAGATTACTCAGTACGTCGCCAACTTTTCAGACATTACCGAAAGCCATAAAAACCAAGCTAAAATTGAAAAACTGGCCTTTTACGACCCACTAACCCAACTGCCCAACCGACGTTTGCTGTGGGATCGTTTAGATTTGGCGATTCAAAAATGCGTGCGTACCCAAGAATACAGCGTGCTGCTTTTATAG
- a CDS encoding class I SAM-dependent methyltransferase — MQATQAQILKHHGGDAEHARQMITQSYARRHDADFWDFWDTKMAPVIEPGNLLMDVGAGIGQFVNDLALRYPHNTALGIDAAQYMLAAQLALPANGRFLKDDLNQPAAPIEPGSVAVVMANMLVHELPQPVNLFKAVFAWLKPGGRFCVIDLVRQPLQQYLEHKYSPPQIWQEPMPRAQLEDVFEHFLEHNRYHADDLIYLLTQAGFVVLENTPQNSGRMVRIVVEKPL; from the coding sequence ATGCAAGCCACTCAAGCACAAATTTTAAAACACCACGGCGGGGATGCCGAGCACGCCCGTCAAATGATTACCCAAAGTTACGCTCGGCGCCATGATGCCGATTTTTGGGACTTTTGGGACACTAAAATGGCACCGGTGATTGAGCCAGGTAACTTGTTAATGGACGTGGGCGCCGGCATTGGTCAGTTTGTAAACGATTTGGCGTTGCGTTATCCGCACAACACGGCGCTGGGCATTGACGCGGCGCAATACATGTTGGCCGCACAACTGGCGTTACCGGCCAACGGCCGATTTTTAAAAGACGATTTAAATCAACCCGCCGCACCCATAGAACCTGGGTCGGTGGCGGTGGTCATGGCCAATATGTTGGTGCACGAACTGCCACAACCGGTTAATTTGTTTAAAGCGGTGTTTGCCTGGCTTAAACCCGGTGGACGTTTTTGTGTGATTGATTTGGTACGCCAACCGCTGCAACAGTATTTAGAACACAAATACAGCCCGCCACAAATTTGGCAAGAACCCATGCCGCGCGCACAGTTAGAAGATGTGTTTGAGCATTTTTTAGAGCACAACCGTTATCACGCCGACGATTTGATTTATTTGCTGACGCAAGCGGGTTTTGTTGTATTAGAAAACACCCCGCAAAACAGCGGTCGCATGGTGCGTATTGTGGTTGAAAAACCGCTTTAA